From the Labilibaculum sp. DW002 genome, one window contains:
- a CDS encoding tandem-95 repeat protein encodes MRKFLLVFVAIFSILVLKIEVIYAQVDSLHYIPPMCSFTSSSSNVQDHQMVLTTTESTAFNVTIRNNDGTFTRTVSLSSSSPQKISLNWPGRVLNSQGIIGTSQLNNVLDIEGLIVSGSKKFFVNIQQKSGAQGDLLTSKGTTAFGTNFYSGHMYSSVGGYDSQNGHFIGVMATENNTNVTFDNSNILFSGQTSHTFTISLNKGQSVVVGVSVNQIKSQQGSTKDLNVVNGTHITSNKPIAVSSGSWCASGYGNSNPGRDVGFDQLVPTDVVGDEYILIKGEGRSGGAQHNERALVVATEANTVVTYKNNTKTKTLVNAGDYFFTSINDFSNTTDGNIYIHGDKKVFVYQTLSGANKKQTAGLCFIPPLKCTADKEVTVAFANKLSSLGVNPILKLVTQEGSQIKLNGVNLANGFKQSVSGNTYWEAYNIPKTELQKTKYGGGSNWIFDISSTGALNAMLAVESNNVGGGGFFSGFGDIPQIDQNPEIAEQGLCGDNVVLTASGFTNYNWYKDGVLVSANDDATYEPSEPGRYKVTGLSPCGASSTESFPSNEIRILPCLSVNPSDITVTEGTDLNAVFRVELSHIWPISDNVDVTFSYQTVAGTAASGQDFTPKTGSATIPSGSAYVDILVPITNDILNEDDENFTFTISNVVEAIESITVGTATIKDDNDPMPTISVSDQTVNEDAGTITMQVNLNTASGKTITTNYNIVDNTAIQPNDYTASAYSGSLSFAAGETSKNISFNIIDDNIYEPGTNEFFTVQLSSLVNTTAGNINANISIIDNETPPVINIADDSETEGTNIVFQANLSHAADVAITFNYAIVLSNGAGNAKQQDFINYSTFSSGTITIPAGQTTFNFPAFITNDDNANEQTEAFVVNFSSVSNAVLGNTSANGTILDNEGNPTLSISNASATEGNTINFTITVSPVKSSDITFDYRTVNGTANASSDFTGSGWTSITLPANQSSMTLGISTTQDTEEEENESFTVEIGNPPSQVDIGLGQATGTIIDDDDTPDARNDNFTVDEDDVLTNNVMTNDLGLGDPPVLVINNTNPTDGNLVINNDGSFTYTPNANYNGNDSFQYTIEDVDGDQSTATVSITVNPMNDLPIANNDTYSTPEDTALSDDVSSNDQNLFDLPITYSLVSDVSNGSLTLNADGTFTYTPNSEYFGSDGFTYKLTDGNGDAVQASASINVIFNNDAAPVANNDNTSTNEDTAVTIDVLANDTDIDGNQTIDKASVLIKSGPANGSLSQNFVTGEVTYTPNNNFTGADSFTYTIKDNSGAESNTATVSINVTVDNDPPVAICKSGVSIYLDASGSYTLTPAEIDNGSNDDSDGGTVSLSVSPNTFDCSDKGIVTVILTVTDEDLSSTTCTTDITILDNSNPTIKTSQADTTITAEAGICGAVVNYTGPIFTDNCDGDQNGTLIVGLSSGSNFPVGNTTVTYEYTDASGNGPIQSSFTVTVVDDILPVLSNTSNRNVNPNNSGCTYLVSGTGFDVGASDNCGIASITHNYDGGGTSLNGKSFPLGNTDVTWTATDVNGNPNSQIVQISVSTNLGASISGPSGNSTCDGENSVFTASGSGGNPAYSYKFYVNGTEETVGVSGNTFTTNTLADGDKVKTRITDSNGCFVESSEITMTIYPKPNPKLYHE; translated from the coding sequence AAAAATTCTTTGTCAATATCCAACAAAAATCTGGCGCACAAGGAGATTTACTTACCTCGAAAGGTACAACTGCATTTGGAACTAATTTTTATAGTGGTCATATGTACTCCTCTGTAGGCGGGTATGATAGTCAAAACGGACATTTTATAGGTGTGATGGCGACTGAAAACAATACCAATGTTACGTTTGATAATTCTAATATTCTTTTTTCAGGACAAACGTCACATACCTTTACAATAAGCTTAAACAAAGGACAATCGGTAGTTGTTGGCGTTAGTGTGAATCAGATTAAATCACAACAAGGCTCAACTAAAGATCTGAATGTGGTAAACGGAACTCACATAACTTCCAATAAACCTATTGCAGTAAGTTCTGGTTCATGGTGTGCTTCAGGTTATGGAAACTCTAATCCCGGACGTGATGTTGGATTTGATCAATTGGTCCCAACAGATGTTGTTGGTGATGAATACATTTTAATTAAGGGAGAAGGAAGAAGTGGAGGAGCTCAACACAACGAAAGAGCTTTGGTTGTTGCAACGGAAGCAAATACTGTAGTAACCTATAAGAACAATACTAAAACAAAAACGTTAGTAAATGCTGGAGATTATTTCTTTACCAGTATCAATGATTTTAGTAATACTACTGATGGGAATATATATATTCATGGTGATAAAAAAGTTTTTGTCTATCAAACCCTTTCCGGTGCCAATAAAAAACAAACCGCTGGTTTGTGTTTTATTCCTCCGTTAAAATGTACTGCGGATAAAGAGGTAACCGTAGCTTTTGCAAACAAACTTTCCAGCTTAGGTGTAAATCCTATTTTAAAGCTAGTTACCCAAGAAGGCTCACAAATTAAACTAAATGGAGTAAATTTAGCGAATGGATTTAAACAATCTGTTTCTGGTAATACATATTGGGAAGCATACAACATACCTAAAACTGAATTGCAAAAGACTAAATATGGTGGAGGCTCCAATTGGATTTTTGACATATCTTCTACGGGAGCATTAAATGCAATGCTTGCTGTTGAAAGTAATAATGTAGGTGGTGGTGGTTTTTTCTCAGGTTTTGGAGATATACCTCAAATTGATCAAAATCCTGAAATTGCAGAACAAGGCTTGTGTGGTGATAATGTTGTTTTAACAGCATCTGGTTTTACAAACTACAACTGGTACAAAGATGGTGTTCTTGTTTCTGCTAATGATGATGCTACTTACGAACCTTCTGAGCCAGGCAGATATAAAGTAACTGGTTTGTCTCCCTGCGGTGCTTCATCTACGGAATCTTTCCCTTCAAATGAGATTAGAATTCTCCCATGCTTATCTGTAAATCCTTCCGATATAACGGTTACTGAAGGTACTGATTTAAATGCTGTATTTCGAGTTGAATTATCCCATATTTGGCCAATATCAGATAATGTAGATGTTACTTTTAGCTATCAAACAGTAGCTGGAACAGCTGCTAGTGGGCAAGATTTCACTCCTAAAACCGGTAGTGCAACGATTCCATCTGGTTCTGCTTATGTTGATATACTTGTACCAATTACAAATGATATCCTTAATGAAGATGATGAAAACTTTACTTTCACCATTTCCAATGTTGTTGAAGCCATAGAAAGTATTACGGTAGGTACAGCAACCATAAAGGATGATAACGATCCAATGCCTACAATTTCTGTTTCTGATCAAACAGTAAACGAAGATGCTGGAACTATTACAATGCAAGTGAATCTAAATACAGCTAGTGGTAAAACAATTACAACCAACTACAATATAGTAGATAATACCGCAATTCAACCAAATGACTATACAGCTTCAGCATATTCTGGTAGCTTAAGTTTTGCTGCAGGTGAAACGAGTAAAAATATCTCTTTCAATATTATTGATGATAATATTTATGAACCTGGAACTAATGAATTTTTCACAGTTCAGTTAAGCAGTTTGGTTAATACAACAGCAGGAAATATTAATGCCAACATTTCAATTATAGATAACGAAACACCGCCTGTAATAAACATTGCTGATGATAGTGAAACAGAAGGTACAAATATTGTGTTCCAGGCAAATTTAAGTCATGCTGCCGACGTAGCAATCACTTTCAATTACGCTATCGTCTTAAGTAATGGGGCTGGAAATGCAAAACAACAAGATTTTATAAATTATTCTACTTTCTCTTCGGGAACAATAACCATTCCCGCAGGTCAAACAACATTTAACTTTCCGGCCTTTATTACCAATGATGATAATGCAAATGAGCAAACCGAAGCCTTTGTTGTTAATTTTTCATCTGTTAGTAATGCTGTACTTGGAAATACCTCAGCAAATGGAACAATTTTAGACAATGAAGGAAATCCTACACTATCAATTTCAAATGCATCAGCAACTGAAGGAAACACCATAAATTTTACGATAACGGTAAGCCCTGTAAAAAGTTCGGATATTACTTTCGATTACAGAACCGTAAATGGGACAGCCAATGCTTCTTCCGATTTTACTGGTAGTGGCTGGACATCAATTACCTTGCCTGCAAATCAATCAAGCATGACACTCGGTATCTCAACAACCCAAGACACCGAGGAAGAAGAAAATGAATCTTTTACTGTAGAAATTGGAAATCCTCCAAGCCAAGTTGACATAGGTCTCGGACAAGCTACAGGAACCATCATTGATGATGATGACACGCCAGATGCTCGTAATGACAACTTTACAGTTGATGAAGATGATGTTTTAACAAACAATGTAATGACCAATGATCTTGGACTTGGAGATCCTCCTGTATTGGTGATCAACAATACTAATCCAACAGATGGGAATCTGGTAATTAACAATGATGGCAGTTTTACTTACACACCAAATGCCAATTATAATGGTAACGACTCATTTCAATATACAATTGAAGATGTTGATGGAGATCAATCTACAGCAACTGTTTCGATCACAGTAAATCCAATGAATGATTTACCAATTGCTAATAATGATACTTATTCAACTCCTGAAGACACAGCTCTTAGTGATGATGTGAGTAGCAATGACCAGAATTTATTTGATCTGCCAATTACCTACTCTTTGGTTAGCGATGTGAGTAACGGTAGCCTTACGCTTAATGCTGATGGTACATTTACCTATACCCCAAATTCAGAATATTTTGGGTCGGATGGATTCACCTATAAACTAACGGATGGAAATGGAGATGCAGTACAGGCAAGTGCAAGCATAAACGTAATTTTTAATAATGATGCTGCGCCAGTTGCAAATAATGATAATACTTCAACAAATGAAGATACAGCCGTTACGATTGATGTTCTGGCAAACGATACCGACATTGATGGCAATCAAACCATAGATAAGGCAAGTGTTCTGATTAAATCCGGTCCGGCAAATGGAAGTCTCTCGCAAAATTTTGTTACCGGTGAAGTAACCTATACACCAAATAATAATTTTACAGGTGCTGATAGTTTTACTTACACTATAAAAGACAATTCAGGTGCTGAATCAAATACAGCAACTGTTTCAATTAATGTAACTGTAGATAATGACCCACCTGTAGCCATTTGTAAAAGTGGCGTAAGCATTTACTTGGATGCTTCAGGATCCTATACATTAACACCTGCCGAAATAGACAATGGATCAAATGATGACAGCGATGGTGGAACAGTGAGTTTATCTGTTTCTCCCAATACTTTCGATTGCTCGGATAAAGGAATCGTAACGGTAATCTTAACAGTAACTGACGAGGATCTATCGAGTACAACTTGTACAACTGATATCACCATTTTAGATAATAGCAACCCTACAATTAAAACAAGTCAAGCTGATACCACAATTACTGCCGAAGCTGGAATATGTGGAGCTGTAGTAAATTATACAGGCCCAATATTCACGGATAATTGTGACGGGGATCAAAACGGAACTTTAATTGTAGGATTATCAAGTGGTTCGAACTTCCCTGTGGGAAACACTACTGTGACTTACGAGTATACTGATGCATCCGGGAATGGACCTATACAATCAAGTTTTACCGTAACTGTTGTTGATGATATTCTTCCGGTTTTAAGCAATACATCAAACAGAAATGTAAACCCAAATAATAGTGGATGTACTTACCTTGTTAGTGGAACCGGATTTGATGTTGGCGCAAGTGATAATTGTGGCATTGCAAGTATTACACACAATTACGATGGCGGCGGAACTAGTTTAAACGGAAAATCTTTTCCATTGGGAAATACAGATGTCACATGGACCGCAACCGATGTTAATGGAAATCCAAATTCACAAATTGTACAAATAAGTGTAAGTACAAACCTTGGAGCTAGTATCAGTGGCCCTTCTGGAAATTCAACTTGTGACGGTGAAAATTCTGTATTTACCGCTTCTGGATCAGGTGGAAACCCAGCCTATTCGTATAAATTTTACGTAAATGGAACAGAAGAAACTGTTGGTGTTTCCGGAAACACTTTTACTACCAATACATTGGCTGATGGCGACAAAGTAAAAACTCGCATAACAGATAGCAATGGCTGTTTTGTTGAAAGCAGTGAAATAACAATGACCATTTATCCGAAACCAAATCCCAAATTATACCACGAATAA
- a CDS encoding acyl transferase — MNWKEEIFNISSEEEFEQIALRVFLYQTENNPVYKEYLQHLKIEASDITSVEQIPFLPIEFFKSRKVVSTDKEAQATFTSSGTTGNLTSRHFVPDLKLYEASFTKGFEQYYGAVSDYCILALLPSYLEREGSSLIYMMEKLIKDSEHKKSGFYLHNHEELIATIADLKKQSQKILLLGVSFALLDLAEKFQLDLDGVIVMETGGMKGRRKEITREELHAFLTKKLGVQKIHSEYGMTELLSQAYSKGDSLFFTPSWMKILIRDTYDPFTYEKQGRSGGVNVIDLANVHSCSFIETQDLGKIHPDGSFEILGRFDNSDIRGCNLLVNE; from the coding sequence ATGAATTGGAAAGAGGAAATATTCAACATTTCAAGTGAAGAAGAATTTGAACAAATTGCACTTCGTGTATTTTTGTATCAAACAGAGAACAATCCTGTTTACAAAGAATATCTTCAGCATCTGAAAATAGAGGCCTCAGATATCACATCAGTAGAACAAATTCCTTTTCTTCCTATTGAATTCTTTAAAAGTAGAAAGGTTGTTTCAACAGATAAAGAAGCTCAAGCAACATTTACCAGTAGCGGAACAACTGGCAATTTAACAAGCCGCCATTTTGTTCCCGATTTAAAGCTTTACGAGGCCAGTTTCACAAAAGGTTTTGAGCAATATTATGGTGCGGTAAGCGATTACTGCATATTGGCTTTGTTACCCTCTTATCTCGAAAGAGAAGGCTCTTCTCTAATTTACATGATGGAGAAGCTTATAAAGGATAGCGAGCATAAAAAAAGCGGTTTTTACCTGCACAATCATGAAGAATTGATTGCTACGATTGCTGATTTGAAAAAACAGAGTCAAAAGATACTTCTACTTGGTGTTAGTTTTGCCTTACTCGACTTGGCTGAAAAATTCCAATTGGATTTAGATGGTGTGATTGTAATGGAAACTGGCGGCATGAAAGGCCGAAGAAAAGAAATTACCCGCGAAGAACTGCATGCTTTTCTAACCAAGAAATTGGGCGTTCAAAAAATCCATTCAGAATATGGAATGACCGAATTGCTATCTCAAGCTTATTCGAAAGGCGATAGTTTATTTTTTACACCTTCGTGGATGAAGATTCTGATACGAGATACTTATGATCCGTTTACTTACGAAAAGCAAGGTAGAAGTGGCGGTGTAAATGTTATCGATTTGGCCAATGTTCATTCTTGTTCTTTTATCGAAACGCAGGATTTAGGAAAAATCCACCCCGATGGTAGTTTTGAAATACTTGGCCGCTTTGATAATTCGGATATTAGAGGTTGTAATTTACTCGTAAATGAATAA